The following nucleotide sequence is from Archocentrus centrarchus isolate MPI-CPG fArcCen1 chromosome 18, fArcCen1, whole genome shotgun sequence.
agatcaaaatgaaaatttatgaGCTATAATAcatgaaattaaacagaaaaaaaattaaatgaaaaagtagCTTAAAATTTCaatctaaataaaatacaatgcaATTGTTAGAAAGTAAAAGTctcaaagcaaaacagaataaaaatagcCTATAACAGCTAATAGCAGTAAATATCAGGTGACGTGTCCGTGCTGTTGTGGAGTCTGATGTTTCCCATTATCTCCTGTGAACTGAAGTCTAGCAAAGACAAACTCAGCCCCATCTGTATCAGTGGTGCTAAACGTGAACATGTAACAAGCTTTAAGTTCCTTGGTGTTTGTATCGCTGAGCGCCTGTTATGGTCTCTATTTgtctgatctgatgagtctttgCGTGGACTACAATTAACCTACAGCCACAGTGGGTGGGTTCTTACTACGTGTCGTGAGCACGTGAGCATGTGAGCACATTTATTTGTTGTAAATAACTTAGTCCAACTTCTTCTTAGTATTATTAATCATGATAACTggcattacctttctatttatttatttattatttgttcttaatttctaatgtatttatgttttaatttatttatatatgtgtgtgtgtgtgtgtgtgtgtgtgtccactcaaggtggattcaaacccagaccttctagctgtgaggcaacagtgctaaccaccacaccaccacgcTGCCCACTCCTagacactcctaaaccttgtggaaagccttcccagagaAGTTGAAGCTGTTAGATTAAGTTTATCATACCTCGTTAAATCCTTTAATCTAGCTTTGTGGTACACTCCTGTGGTGCAGTATGAAAACAGATAGCCATGGTATTTAATGTTGTGAATGAGCCTGTCTCACCTGGGTCCGTGACATTCAGGAAGATGGTTTCATTGAAGCGTCTTCCATCACTGTCCATGCCCTGAAACTCATATGTCCCGTTGTCACTACTGATCAGATTGCTCAGAGTTATGGTGACGGTGCCATTGATCTTATCACAGTCCGTCCCCTCCACCCGGCCCTTAAACGACTCCTCCTGGTGTTCGAGACGAGTGGGGTGTCCGTTTCGGAAGATATATTTATCACTGCCGGGTCTTTTTAGCCATATGGCTGTGGTGTCAGTGGGAACTGGAAATTCCAGAGTCACATTCGTGCCAGTGTGACGTGTGAAGATCCGCTGGTCTGCAGGACAAAGAGGAACATAAAAGAGAGCACACACAGAATGAGGACTCGTCACCTCCACAGCAAACAACCCATTTCCTGTCCAGAGCCACCCATCCAACTGCTGAGCCAAACTTTCAGTGAAGAGTTAAGAGGAGGGCTGGGTGTATGGGTCTTTCTATCTGTAATTTTACATGGCTTCATTAGAGAGCCTCATTTGTGGAAGTGTTTTTGCCTTCAGCTATAAAAGAAGAGGAATATCCAAACCACAGAAGAGAGGAGAAGCCATGGGTGTATTTGTTGTGTCAATTCTTTCAGATGATCAAACTTCCTGCccttcagtgtttgtgtgcgactaaaaaaaagctctgataTCTGTCATATGAGCCATGTTATGAATTTACGGTGGCCCTAATTATAAAACATGTAACTGCAGtaaaatccaaacaaacaaacaaagaagacaCATACGAGGTCCTTAATAATATCCTCACCTCAGGgtttctttttctgtgaaaTAGAAAACTCTGATACCACATCGTAAATAGTTttgttctggtttttttttgtttttttagtaaaCAGCCACCAGAACCTTTGCACAGCAGGCTCTTTAGATGGCGACCTGCCCGAGACTCCACTAGAACCTATTAGAACCTTATTTATGAAGGTTGCTTCCAGTTCTGACCCAAAGAGggcatttcattttattgttcttccacacacacaacagTGAAGTGCAGAAAGTTTGATCATCCAaaagaactaaaactaaatgtgAATTTGCACAACGCTGCGGGTCTATTTAGGCATTGTAATGAATGGTCATTAAGtacaatgaataaaaacaaaatggaggAAACTGCTCAGTACTTTATTACTGAGCAGTAACCAATAAAATAATTCAGGATAAAGAAGTTGGTGAGTTCTTGCAGTAAATTCTGCTGGATTTAAAACCAGCTCAGCCTCACCTGCAGAGACCACCAGGACACAGATGGACAGTAAAATGAAGCGGAGTGACGCAGATCTCCCAGccatcatttttccttttttttcttcttccttcaggtgtaaaaaaaacctttaatatTCCTCAACAACAGATTCTTGTTGATAGATGagttattttatataaaataaataatcttaCCCTGATCAGGTTCCTCTGTGTGTCTTCCTTCTTTTACATTCATCGACTGAAAACTCAATCCAGAAAATTTCCACTAACAGGTGCGAGTTATAGCATAAACCAATCAAAAGAAGCCTACACATCACCTGACCTGACACCTGTATAGCTCTCATTGGTTCAAAGTACAGGTACGGTAGGAGTCTTTGACTATGTATTTGTATAAGTATTTGACTATGACGTCTGACCTCCGGTGAAGCTTCTGGAAAACatgaacctgttttttttttgtttgtttttttcctggcaGAGAGCCAATAATAAATGAAACTGTCAAACCTGCCATTATGACATTCAAACTttggtggatttttttctctAGTCTGTACATTAACTAAAGATTAGGATGCAGCAGATCACTATAACAGCATTGTGTTTCATCTTATACACCAACCATTTCTTATTCCTTCTGCTTGATAAACATATTTTACCATATTCTAGTATTTTTGTACTCTTTCCCACTCTTTATAGTTACTTCACTTCACTGTACTGTATCTGTTTCAAATTAAAGCCCTCCAGAGATTCAGTAGACAGAAACCCTTCGTTTCTTAAAGtggcttttaatgtgaaatctTAGCAGGACCATGTtacaaaaatactgcaaaaacaTCATCTATGGATACAGTATAGAATATTATCTATGGCTGTGGCATCGACCCTTGTTTGGTCAGGAGTTCATCTTACAGACCAATGAGATTAAAGCAGCACATCCAGAGATGTGAGGAAGCTGTGGGTAGATGGAGCTGATCAGACAGCAGTATTAAGTCAGTCAGTTAGatcagtcacacacactggattaatgaacgCTGTATGCTTTAGATTAGTGGGGTAAAGTCGAGGCCTGTTATATTTATTACTTACATATGTTTGACTTTTGTCACCTCATGTTGTATTTCAGGTAACTTTTTTAATTTGGGCCCCAAAAGTTGAGTTGTTTTCATAGCTGAGGTTTTAGTTGGAAGAAGATCCATCATTATGACTCCTGTCAGAGCTGTTGTAAACTGTTGGGTGCTGTGGTGACGGGTTTTTAACCAGGTGAAAGAGGAGCTGGTTAGTGGAGCCCAGAAAGGTGACTGGTCTGTGATCAGGTTTCAGGGGGGGGTGACACTTCAAATTGAGAGGTGTCAAAGCCAGgtgggcagttaccatctttaaGGTTATAAAATGATGAGCCCgctctttgtctctgtcttgctcttctcttcctgtctctgcatctttctctgtttctttctttccatcaGAGCTTATACAGGATTAAATCCACTTCATTTCAGCCAAAAGGATCATGGGGACCCCTAAAAATCATGACCCAACACCAACATTATGGTCTGTTCATAAACTCAGTCTAGGATTTGATAATTGGCTGACTGAAAACTAAGAAAAGCTCTTcatcaatattaaaaaaaaaaaaaacacagtttagtttttaggattgacagcaaaaaataaaaatagccaaaaaacataaataaagaaTGAATAGAGAAGCAGAGCGAGGTACAACCCCaactctttttatacccaggTACACACTCACAGGTAAAACAGGTtgacaccagggttattatagttaacgaaaacgaacgaaataacgaaaactgaaactgaaaaaacattgtcgttaactgaaataaataaaaactaaaattaaaaggaaaaaacaataactaactaaaactgtattgtgagtttaaaaaactaactaaaattatagataaaatgaccttccttttcttgtttgttattttatttaaaagccttgtggattgatcatttttccgctctcgaggtttaagctgggagcgccgtcgggcagctgtgcgcgtgcgtgcacgcgctcaccgcgctggtccgaaaagtaatggcagcagtCTGCTCAGAcagcggcagagtcccatatggagtttcattgagtccgataatacagatagaagagtgtcttgctgtgaatgatgaaaaatgtatggaacacgtctcagtgaggaaaaaacaccaacatcaaagtccacctgagaagcgcacacaaggcagctacggaaaccgctctgaaccgcTCTGCCGCGCAGCCGCAActttgtgatgaacctgttctgtccttgtgcgtttccggccactttatcagtgagagaataacaatcaggaacaatcaatataaggactcaagggaatgaagaaataacagggacaaatatgtttgcagccaaaaaactgagcacaaagagcgaggaccaaaagaagtcccagccggcaccgcatataaaacaccagcacatgaccacaaggtaatgaacacacaatccagctacacaagcagaaatgcgacatgaggtcggccacatatggggcatctaaccaagctagctccaaaacagaagctgttgttaatctgctgcactgacgctgaactttattgggagtttactgtagaatttattgagtttgggagttcatgtttttctttgtttctgttgatgttcatgtgtgtccttaatattacacacatttagcatgcagtgctgctgtctgtgaacagttggttgttgaatatatttctttaggtatcttttgttgagttttgaaTCTTGCatctgacaaagtatgaaaaactaaaactaatactgaaactaacgaaactaaactaaaactaagtgataaactaaaaataaaaactaataaaaatgagcaaaaccactctgaaaactaattgaaactaactgaattaaagaaaaaaagtaaaaactaaacgataatgtaaaatccaaaactattataaccctggttgaCATTTCTGTCATTTACCGATGATATGTGTTAAAGAACAGACTGGCTTTATTTCATGGCAGGTTAGTCAGTCCTAAAGGTTTGTTGGTGATTTGCTGCCAGTGTGGCTACTCACACATTTATGTgcattcttttttaatttattatctgTGGCTTTATTGACAGTCCAGTTAATGGTCATCCATCTCTTTGTTGATACATTTAGAGGCACTGAGGCATTTAAGCAGACTCATTATTTACCATACagcaagcattaaaaaaatatttaagaatCAAAATTATTACATCCATTGTCCATCCAATGCTGGTCCACCGTTCTACAACAAGGACAAAAAccagaatgctgcagctagagtactgacagggactagaaagagagagcagatttctcccatactggcttatcttcattggctccctgttaaatccagaatgtGATATAAAATCAACAGAATCTTTcaccatacctgtcaagttttgtatttaaaaatacgggaaattttccgccgctgaaaatagaagtcgctatatgacatcatcgcctaatttgcataattggtcatttgcatgttgATGCAATagaggctgcaggagaggaaaaacatctttggagagaaatAAAGTGTAGAAAAAACagcctaaatatgtttagaactacaaatgaactttatgaaataacttaataactttaatgctttgcctagacccacattacatagatcaattttgtcctgtattgtttaatgttagaatatcaaatttaatgaaaacactgtggggtgtgactgctagctacattcaaccctcctcctttatctgggccactgttgccaacttgtgtaagaaaactcgctgtcggctgtctcaaagcttgataaaggccgaagcgaggaccggggatgggagcggagggagcaggcaggcaggctcggtgtttaagtgaggttgGAGGGTGGAGTCGAAGCAGACCTGGGCGATGCCCAAGTGCACGAAGGGACACAGaaagaaggctttatgtacacaaaacatgcgGAAGACAGCGGAGAATTTCGCTGTCGTTAGttactttttggaaaaaaaaaaaaaagacgctaGGGGTATCTAAAAAgccgctaagttggcaacaccgaGCCCAACCGAGGTCCAGTTGTGTTTCTGCCTTTGTTCCCGCTGTCTACACTAAACTCAcgagaactgccacccaggctactgcaggtggcagtCCTCGCGAGGCTAGTGAtagaattcagtttggagcggcaggaacacttttttaattattatattaaaatacgggaaatttatgggaaaataataatacggGAGGACGGCGGGACAGACgggtaaaatacgggagttTCCCGGCCATACTTGACAGGTATGTCTTTCACTGGTctcctgtgggggggggggggggggggggtacaggtGAGGAAGCAGCTTGTTCTGGACTCAGGCCGGTTTGTCTTGTCCCctttcttgtgtgtgtatgtgtggtatCTGTGGCTGCCTTCTGCACTTGGAGGTGGGTGCTGGCCTCGGGGGTGGCGTTATTCTGGGGTGCTGTCGTCACAGGCCCCGGGTCTGCTCTCAGCTGCCCTGTGGTGGGGTGTGGGAAAAGGGGGTAATTACTGAGCCAGTTAGCTGGTTCTCTCCTTCCGGCGGTGGTCCTCTACTCCTGGTCTTATGTCTCCTTCAGTACCCGTGGAGGGCTGCGGGTGGCCGGGGGTTCTATCTCTGGTTTTCTCTGGCTCTGGGGGTCGCTGTTGTAGCTTCTCACCTTCCTTACCAAATACgtttcatgacaaacacacacacaagcaacagaacaagagtatatgcttgttttctgttttatacttctctttcaggtgctgtttgttgtttttgtttatttgttctgtcctctttttgtttATGTGCTTTGGTATTTTATTACAAGTGCAGTGAGTCCACCTTAATTTAGTCTGACTAAATTAAGGTGGACTAGTCAGCCACTTTCAAGTAGCTCAATCTCAGTGTTTGGATCAGGTTAAAAAGTTAAACACTGACAACTAGAACTGCACACAGCTACAAAGCTTGTGATTTTTTGGTGACTCATAACTTTCCCTGATGTGTGTGGCATTGGACAGGCTGCCCACCACTGCAGCAGCAAACTGTGGGACGGGAAGACCAGGAGGAAAACTGCTGCACAGTTCCACATCTGTTCAACCTATAGACAACCTGTTATTGATGAGCATCTCCAGATGATAAGTGAGGGCTACCACCCTACAGGTGAAGGTGAATATCCAGGAAcaaccagtaagagcagagaggaagatgaggcTGACGACTCCTCTGGAAATTTTAGTGCATTTAATAAAAATCGGCTACAGCTGGAattgttttgaatatttattccTCCCAGAAAGAATTCAGTCAGTACAGAGCAGTGCAGTGAGGAACTCACAGGAACAAAAGAGACACACCTTACTTATACAAAACCTCACAGCATCATATTACACTGCTGCTCGGGTCACAGTTCAGCAATACATATGCAGCAGATTGAGCAAGAAAGTCTTATCGGTGTGGAGACGGAGGCACCGGGACAGGAACCAGGACCCTCTGTTGGGGAGGTCCACATGCCTGCATCTCCCAGACATTCAGGGGTCAAGGGGTCAAGCACAACATAAAGCACGAGAAAGAGCTGAATCCTCAACACAGCTGCATGATCAGTTCATCAACTCAGTTTGATCATATAGTCAGTTATATTTGACCAATGCAGTTTGATGGACGGGTCTCAACTCAGTTTACAATTTAATAAGAAAACGAGAGAGCACATTCATACTGTCACTTATGTGAAGCataaaggtgctttatatacGCACAGTATGGCCAgagaaattcaattcaattcaattttatttataaagtgccaaatcacaacagtcgccacAAGGTACTTGAAATGTAAGCGGTcataaaagtgcaaaaataagcattttaaaataaaaaattctgaaCATTTTTCATCTTCTGAAGCAGCAtttcccccaaaaaaataaaacaaaaaagtgtagCAAAGCAAATTCAGAGAAATCATTTTCACATGTAAGGAGCTATCCACTTAGAGAACAGCCTGAGATGTTTCAAGTAAACaacatttaaattatttccCCTGTTACACCAAAACAacgttaaaaaaacaacaaaaaaataaaacgctTCACATGTAACAGGTCAAACCCAGCAATAAAATATCACACTGGATCTtaaacctcctgagaccctgcgtccacatatggggacattacattttggctttggtGCACCTTAAACTTCATTGTGCTCAATAGTGTTTTACACTTTAAGTcatgttgtatttgttttgttatgctataaaataatcccagtgtccacatctgaggacatctttttttctcacaaatgtatgtaacaaccatgtaacaaaatacaacttcctgttcaaagaggaagcttagtttatacacatatcaggtccattaatcacaaatatctagaaGAAGTTAAAGATGCATTGCAAACAgaagctcaggtctcaggaggttaaatacAATCATTTTACATTCAGAGGCTGAAGGATTGGCAGTCATGCACAGGATGCCCAAAGAGAGTCTTATAAAaacattattacatttttaagaaGGCACttggaaataaaacaaataaatctcaTTGAAACACTAAAAATGTCATTTCATCTGAGACACGTTTGGAACCACAGCAGAGTCAATGTTCATCAAAGGACTCTTCTTCTCTGAGAGACAATGTGCTgtgtcatcatcatcctcattttCCTCCTCCAGGTCCAGTTCAACACTTGGCTCTAAAACCaagacacccccacccccaaaaagtTAGAATCAACATCATTAAAAACGTCACTAATCATTCTAAACTGATGATGGACTGAGGCACAACAGTGGAACTCACCGTTGGTCCTGATTTGGGGTTTTCTACGTCGTCCTTTGTAAATGAGTCCAATAATAATGCAAACTACAGGCCCAGCACACAGCACATATACCAAAGGGTTAACTGTGGACAGCAGAAAACAGACATGTGTCAGGCAGGCAGTGTACCCTGTGTAACAGAGTTAATATATTGATTCCACTTGTCGTTACTTTTCATGTTGGGTTTATACATAGTGGGTGAAACAGCGCCATCTCTTGGTGGTTAGCTGTGATAAGTGTAGTGGACACATGGACCTTGTTGCCAGTGTATGAGAGAAGAGCACGAGGTAGGTTCACCTAGGTTAACACTGCGGGAAAATGTGCATCATCATCTTATGTCCTTTCTATTATTGGATAACTGCAAGATGTATTTATGGCAATCAAGATGTTAATGAGCTGTATATTTGAGGATATTAATGACATTGTGATAAATCTAATACACAAGTGAAAATGTCCACTAGCTTGatgcaaatgtaaaatgttattCTTTGCAAGGTGCTGTACTCGCTGTTATGAGCCTGAGTCCTGaccagtatattatatatatatatatatatatatatatatatatatatatatatatatatatatatatatatatatatatatatattctgtttCATGCAGATAAACAACATTTCATCTCATCCTATTTCTTGGCCATTATTCACTATCACAAAACGCAGAGTAATGTTTGGACTGAGCTGAATCAGTGTAGGGCTAAGTTCAGCAAGGTTACACCTGCACTTAGGTGCATTATGTGTTCTTTACTGAGTGGGAAATCTACATCGTAACCTGACCTGCACACGTCGGCCAGGACACGACTGCAAGATAATCAACACAGATTTGCTACAAGGTGGAATCTGCACCACCCAGCAAGGCGACCAATCTGTCCAACCAGCTGAAGCTCAAACACCACAGCATGCACTACAGTTCAAGGTATTCACTGCTGTAAACGCAGTGTTTACAAAGTCGATGAGTAATCGTGTTAAATAATCCTGATTTCTTTACTGACCAAAATAACTGTGATCATGATTTTTTCCATAATCCAGCAGCTCTATTACCAACTCAACAAAACCTAAAATCCCAGTAAGATAACAGGTATCAGCTTTTCTGTGCATACTAATGGCTGTAGGATTGAATGCTGCTCAGAGATCAGCGGAGTGGGTGGAAGCTCTCTGTGGCACCTTTTATCAGACATTTCCAataacaagcagctgaagagGTATACCTAATAATATGGCCGGGAAGTGTATATTCCACATACAGAAGAACATTTATGAAGCTGAAAGCTGAGAATGATTTTAAACCAACCCTCAGTTATGTGTTCACCatagttaccatggtgattttCCAAGGTTGGAGAGCTAcctgaaaacaaagtgaaaacaaagcccccccccccccttgttaAAGCCTTTAATCTAGCTCTGTCCTACACCCCTACAGGGGTACATGGAGTAAACAGATACCTATGGTAGGTAATGATGTGAATGAGCCTGTCTCACCTGGGTCAGTAACAATCAGGATGATGGTTTCATTGAAGCGTCTTCCATCACTCTCCATGCCCTGAAACTCATATGTCCCACTGTCACTACTGGTCAGATTGCTCAGAGTTATGGTGACAGTGCCATTGATCTTATCACAGTCCGTCCCCTCCACCCGGCCCTTAAACGACTCCTCCTGGTCTTTGAGATGAGTGGGGTGTCCATCTCGGCAATAGAAGATATATTTATTACTGTCAGCTTTGTTTAGCCATATGGATGTGGTGTCAGTGGGAACTGGAAATTCCAGAATCACATTTGTGCCAGTGTGACGTGTGAAGATCCGCTGGTCTGCAGGACAAAGAGGAACATAAAAGAGAGCACACACAGAATGAGGACTCATCACCTCCACCTCCAACTCCACAGCAAACAACCCATTTCCTGTCCAGAGCCACCCACCCAACCAACCCAACTCTCAACCTTCTTCAGTTTGGGGGCTAAAGGGGTTACATCACCCTAACC
It contains:
- the LOC115797535 gene encoding butyrophilin subfamily 2 member A1-like; this encodes MMAGRSASLRFILLSICVLVVSADQRIFTRHTGTNVTLEFPVPTDTTAIWLKRPGSDKYIFRNGHPTRLEHQEESFKGRVEGTDCDKINGTVTITLSNLISSDNGTYEFQGMDSDGRRFNETIFLNVTDPGTTGGHTTEDGVNAALCLCHFWWCKKTWRSFSSSRIIHPYMLSQEGLCGENTRRQDIMRTEL
- the LOC115797303 gene encoding uncharacterized protein LOC115797303, translating into MDGWKQTSDTPPHPLTSNRYKPDELPAALHPQALRELRTMSRVFMVVVLISLVPGISSPDHQRIFTRHTGTNVILEFPVPTDTTSIWLNKADSNKYIFYCRDGHPTHLKDQEESFKGRVEGTDCDKINGTVTITLSNLTSSDSGTYEFQGMESDGRRFNETIILIVTDPVNPLVYVLCAGPVVCIIIGLIYKGRRRKPQIRTNEPSVELDLEEENEDDDDTAHCLSEKKSPLMNIDSAVVPNVSQMK